The following are encoded together in the Capsulimonas corticalis genome:
- a CDS encoding class I SAM-dependent methyltransferase, translating to MDIPAIHRETGAFWDEIADTYSHGEGCEAEVIEFLRSGGNYLLESEQQLLGDLAPWCRRAIHLQCSGGLDALSLLRQGAAEVVGVDISEGLLASARRKAAAIDAPAAWYCSDLLQTPTVLNGTADLVYTGKGALCWMMDLAAWADVVARVLAPGGRVFILEGHPLDWIWDKNAPGYLLDQEHGNYFSTELRERLFSRVTQATPRYRQWTLGEVVNSVINAGLVLDQLHEYPEPFWDQFPHIPHDTLRRLPHTFALLAHKP from the coding sequence ATGGATATTCCCGCGATCCATAGAGAAACAGGGGCGTTCTGGGACGAGATTGCCGACACGTATTCCCATGGGGAGGGCTGCGAGGCTGAGGTGATCGAATTCCTCAGATCTGGAGGCAACTATCTGTTGGAATCGGAACAGCAATTACTCGGAGACCTCGCGCCGTGGTGCAGGCGAGCAATTCACTTGCAATGCTCGGGGGGCCTGGATGCTCTTTCTCTGCTCCGGCAAGGGGCTGCTGAGGTCGTCGGCGTGGACATTAGCGAGGGGTTATTGGCTTCGGCTCGGCGCAAAGCTGCGGCAATCGACGCGCCGGCAGCCTGGTATTGCTCTGATCTATTGCAAACGCCCACAGTTCTCAACGGGACCGCCGACTTGGTCTACACCGGCAAGGGCGCTTTGTGCTGGATGATGGATCTCGCCGCCTGGGCGGATGTGGTCGCGCGCGTGTTAGCGCCGGGCGGACGGGTGTTTATCCTGGAAGGACACCCATTGGATTGGATTTGGGACAAAAATGCGCCTGGATATCTTCTGGACCAGGAACATGGCAATTACTTCTCAACGGAACTTCGCGAACGTCTGTTTTCGCGGGTGACCCAGGCAACCCCTCGTTATCGCCAGTGGACACTCGGTGAAGTCGTCAACAGCGTCATCAATGCGGGCCTCGTTCTCGATCAGCTCCACGAATACCCGGAGCCATTCTGGGATCAATTCCCGCATATTCCGCATGACACTCTACGCCGATTACCGCATACATTTGCGCTCCTCGCACACAAACCATGA
- a CDS encoding glycoside hydrolase family 10 protein, translated as MRNYRPVAALAASMICCVHPAAAQTPDKPAVQELRGMWVVRTNLTSPQSIKHVVDVARAHHYNALFVQVRGRGDAFYQSALEPRSEELDGTPADFDPLGTLLPLAHQAGLQVHAWVNSCYVWGSPKPPRAKNHIMNAHRDWLCRDAAGSFLMSQGKECEGAFLSPANPAARKHIHDVVMDLATHYDIDGVHLDYIRYPSAAYDYSSAAMQRFQQDLTPTLTPQQNRNLTIKARHDRLAYVHAFPAQFADFRRRQVTELVRSISQDVKAAKPWIVMSAAVFADWKDARVVRGQDWKTWLKLGYLDAVAPMAYGASTPKVAQQIADAVKAAHDADKFAYAGIGAWHISAESAAAKINAARALGAQGAILFSYGGVTKDGANDLYLDALDKRCFAAPATLPTMPWLPAKDATQTANRY; from the coding sequence ATGCGAAATTACCGACCCGTGGCCGCTCTGGCCGCCTCCATGATTTGCTGTGTCCATCCCGCCGCCGCGCAGACGCCGGACAAACCCGCCGTCCAGGAACTGCGCGGCATGTGGGTGGTGCGAACGAACCTCACATCGCCGCAGAGCATCAAGCATGTCGTGGACGTCGCCCGAGCCCATCACTATAACGCGCTCTTCGTCCAGGTCCGGGGGCGCGGAGACGCCTTCTACCAATCCGCCCTGGAGCCCCGATCCGAGGAATTGGACGGAACGCCCGCAGATTTCGACCCGCTGGGAACACTGCTTCCCCTCGCCCACCAGGCTGGTCTGCAAGTTCACGCCTGGGTGAACTCTTGTTACGTCTGGGGTTCGCCCAAGCCGCCGCGCGCCAAAAATCATATCATGAACGCCCACCGCGACTGGCTCTGCCGGGACGCCGCCGGCAGCTTCTTGATGTCGCAGGGCAAAGAGTGCGAAGGGGCGTTTCTGAGCCCCGCCAATCCGGCGGCGCGTAAGCACATCCATGACGTCGTGATGGATCTGGCGACGCACTACGATATCGACGGGGTCCACCTCGACTATATCCGCTACCCCAGCGCCGCCTACGATTACTCCAGCGCCGCGATGCAGCGCTTCCAGCAGGACCTCACGCCCACGCTGACGCCGCAGCAGAACCGCAATCTCACCATCAAGGCCCGCCATGACCGTCTGGCGTACGTACACGCCTTCCCAGCGCAGTTTGCGGACTTCCGCCGGCGCCAGGTCACGGAGCTCGTCCGGAGCATCTCCCAGGACGTCAAGGCGGCCAAGCCATGGATCGTAATGTCGGCGGCGGTTTTCGCGGATTGGAAGGACGCGCGCGTCGTGCGCGGCCAGGATTGGAAAACATGGCTGAAGCTGGGCTACCTGGACGCCGTCGCGCCCATGGCCTACGGCGCAAGCACGCCCAAAGTGGCGCAGCAGATCGCGGACGCCGTCAAAGCCGCGCATGACGCCGACAAGTTCGCCTATGCGGGGATCGGCGCCTGGCACATCTCCGCCGAATCGGCCGCCGCCAAGATCAACGCCGCCCGCGCCCTCGGCGCCCAAGGCGCGATCCTCTTCAGCTACGGAGGCGTCACAAAAGATGGAGCCAACGACCTCTATCTTGACGCCCTGGACAAACGCTGCTTCGCAGCGCCCGCGACTCTTCCAACAATGCCGTGGCTGCCGGCGAAAGACGCTACGCAGACGGCGAACAGATACTAA
- a CDS encoding tetratricopeptide repeat protein, translating into MTDWQLGLRAFREGRMREATDRLRNAAGDRERTVTQGVRFQTLAFLGASLYALGHAAEAVTAFEDACRLSFAPGPPADLSVNLANSYLAVGRRDDAKRALQQALRAAPGHVEARMMLQRLENSPDDQPLVGSVLGETPEGVKAYLRTLSFARVASGGYDPAQVRQALSQMERYIDFLSAQIEERDATIASDEVELERYRKMEDVMIEKMMLAQSDPTALHIPHQISQNGEANGSSLSPIELLFQKKS; encoded by the coding sequence ATGACCGATTGGCAGTTAGGGCTGCGCGCTTTCCGAGAAGGCCGGATGCGTGAAGCGACGGATCGGCTGCGCAATGCGGCCGGGGACCGCGAACGGACCGTGACGCAAGGCGTCCGGTTCCAAACGCTCGCATTCCTCGGCGCTTCGCTGTACGCCCTCGGACACGCCGCCGAAGCGGTGACCGCGTTCGAGGACGCTTGCCGGCTTTCATTCGCTCCTGGTCCCCCGGCGGACCTGAGCGTCAACCTTGCAAACTCATACCTCGCCGTCGGCCGGCGGGACGACGCCAAGCGCGCGCTCCAGCAGGCGCTGCGCGCCGCCCCCGGGCATGTCGAAGCTCGGATGATGCTTCAGCGCCTTGAGAACAGCCCGGACGACCAGCCCCTGGTCGGATCCGTGCTGGGCGAGACGCCCGAAGGCGTCAAGGCCTACCTGCGAACGCTCTCATTCGCGCGTGTGGCCTCCGGCGGCTACGACCCGGCGCAAGTGCGTCAGGCGCTCTCGCAAATGGAGCGTTATATCGACTTTCTGTCGGCGCAGATCGAGGAGCGGGACGCCACGATCGCCAGCGACGAAGTGGAGCTTGAGCGCTACCGCAAAATGGAAGATGTCATGATCGAGAAGATGATGCTGGCGCAGAGCGACCCGACCGCCCTGCATATTCCGCATCAGATCTCGCAAAACGGTGAGGCAAATGGCTCTTCGCTGAGCCCGATCGAACTCCTTTTTCAGAAGAAATCATAA
- a CDS encoding vWA domain-containing protein, whose protein sequence is MSSNLNVRLSLSHPFIPSATHLEEPYYALLDIQPVEDSGGANRPPLNLVIVLDDSATMHHFQFTDEEKEYWMGLAISRDEIERGSADNRNAVYWKGQTLKEMRAAAVTPMALATQAIKQLLNTLTPSDRVSVVIFADRLHTLFGDQDWSAFPNRCLENLDALREQRLGVDIGTGTFMADAITQAGETLARNTSPYSINRLIVITDGIVQDPAVTLQRVTDVQERGYAITTIGIGEEFDEEFLIRIADNSRGEYHYAADTTELVECLKREVTSLQAVAVTDMYMAVRGLEGAMVKEAFLVRPSMSLFDEIYTEDDWIRARIGDVSSAAPVGVLVQFIPAYSSPGQHMVAEIQLTWSYASAVTGSGKGNEKTVVTAEFTSDRDKVALVNAPVMDLVDRFTVYKYEREAQRAQERGDFELAKDKLGAATKQLHKLGEKDLAQDMEQQMATIGKSGGGDTVRLKRIKSTTRRLANTNTNTDPDRLF, encoded by the coding sequence GTGAGCAGTAATTTAAATGTCCGCTTGTCTCTTAGTCACCCATTCATTCCGAGCGCCACGCATCTGGAAGAGCCTTACTACGCCCTGCTGGATATTCAGCCGGTGGAAGACAGTGGAGGCGCCAATCGCCCGCCGCTGAATCTGGTGATCGTGCTCGACGATTCCGCCACGATGCACCACTTCCAGTTCACGGACGAAGAAAAGGAATACTGGATGGGGCTCGCCATCTCCCGGGATGAGATCGAGCGCGGCTCAGCCGACAATCGCAACGCGGTCTACTGGAAAGGTCAGACGCTTAAGGAGATGCGCGCCGCCGCCGTCACCCCCATGGCGCTCGCCACCCAGGCCATCAAACAGCTGCTGAATACGCTGACGCCGTCGGACCGCGTTTCCGTGGTCATCTTCGCGGACCGGCTGCACACGCTGTTCGGCGATCAGGACTGGAGCGCCTTTCCGAACCGATGTCTCGAAAACCTGGACGCCCTGCGCGAGCAGCGTCTCGGCGTGGACATTGGGACCGGAACGTTTATGGCCGACGCCATCACGCAGGCCGGCGAGACGCTCGCGCGCAACACGTCGCCGTATAGCATTAACCGTCTGATCGTGATTACGGACGGCATCGTTCAGGACCCCGCCGTCACACTCCAGCGCGTCACCGACGTTCAGGAGCGCGGATACGCGATCACCACGATCGGGATCGGCGAGGAGTTTGACGAAGAGTTTTTAATCCGGATCGCCGACAACTCGCGCGGTGAATATCACTACGCCGCCGACACGACCGAGCTGGTCGAGTGTCTCAAGCGCGAAGTCACCTCGCTTCAGGCGGTCGCCGTCACCGATATGTACATGGCGGTGCGCGGCCTCGAAGGCGCCATGGTCAAGGAAGCCTTCCTGGTTCGCCCGTCCATGAGCTTGTTCGATGAGATCTACACCGAAGATGACTGGATTCGCGCGCGGATCGGCGACGTCTCCAGCGCCGCCCCCGTGGGCGTCCTGGTGCAGTTCATTCCGGCGTACAGCTCTCCGGGCCAGCATATGGTGGCCGAGATCCAATTGACCTGGTCCTACGCCAGCGCCGTGACCGGCAGCGGCAAGGGCAATGAGAAGACCGTTGTGACGGCGGAGTTCACCAGCGACCGAGATAAAGTCGCCCTGGTCAATGCGCCCGTGATGGATCTTGTCGATCGCTTCACGGTTTACAAGTACGAGCGCGAGGCGCAGCGCGCTCAGGAGCGCGGCGATTTCGAGCTGGCCAAGGATAAGCTCGGCGCCGCGACCAAGCAGCTGCATAAGCTCGGCGAAAAAGACCTGGCGCAGGATATGGAGCAGCAGATGGCGACGATCGGCAAGAGCGGCGGCGGCGACACCGTTCGGCTCAAGCGGATCAAGTCGACCACGCGGCGCCTGGCGAACACCAACACGAATACGGACCCCGATCGGCTCTTCTGA